A region of the Perca flavescens isolate YP-PL-M2 chromosome 15, PFLA_1.0, whole genome shotgun sequence genome:
CGAGTACCCAGCAAAGTCCTCACCTCAGGCCCACTTCAGCAGGGAGCCATTCGACTGCCCAGTCGGACAGGAGCCAGAAAGCGTCTGCCCAGTTGACCAGAAGCCAGAGAATGCTCACAGCGACTGCCCTGCTGAGACTGCTCACTGCGACTGCCCTGCAGAGACGTGCAACCCTTCTGTTCCCGAGCTGACGTGCAGCTCTCCTTACCCTGGGCTGACGAGCAGCTTTcctgagtcccagctagctagcagctttcctgagccagctagctagcagctttcctgagtcccagctagctagcagctttcctgagtcccagctagctagcattcCCCCTGACTCTAGGCTAGTTAGCATTCCCCCTGACTCCAGTGTCCCCAAGTCCTCTAGTGTCCCTAGTGTCCCCGAGCTCTTTAGTGTCCCCGAGTCCTCTAGTGTCTCtagtgtccccgagctctctagtgtccccgagctctcTAGTGTCCGAGTCCTCTAGTGTCTCtagtgtccccgagctctcTAGTGTCCGAGTCCTCTAGTGTCCCCGAGCTCTTTAGTTTCCCCAAGCTCTTTAGTGTCCCCAAGCTCTTTAGTGTCCCCAAGCTCTTTAGTGTCCCAGAGTCCTCTAGTGTCCCTGGGGTCCCAGAGTCCTCTAGTGTCCCtagcggccccccagagttgctagagtcccggccgtgtagcggcccccTAGAGTCTAGACTAGCTGGCATTTCCCCAAagtccaggctagctagcatcCTTCCTAAGCCCTCCTCATTGCCGGTTCCGTCCGGCTCGGAGCCCTCCTCGTCGGCGGTACAGCCCGGCCCGAAGCCCTCATCGCCGGTACAGCCCGGCTTGAAGCCCTCTTCGCCAGTACAGCCCGGCCCGAGGTCCTCTTCGCCGGTACAGCCCCGCCCGAAGCCCTCTTCACCGGTACAGCCCGGCCAAAGCCCTCTTCACCGGTACAGCCTGGCCCGAAGCCCTCATCGCTGGTCCCGTCCAGGTGAAAGCCCTCATTGCCTGTCCTGGACATGATCCCGGGGAGCCTCCCCAAGAatattttggggggggggcggTGCGCCTCCTACGGGGACCATGGAGGTCCCGCCTACACTGTTCCCGTGGCCTCCAGAGGGAATTGGCCCCGCCGTGGCCTCCAGAGGGATCGGCCCCGCCGTGGCCGCCAGAGGAGTCAGCACCGCCATGGTCGCCAGAGGAGCCGTCTCTGCCATGGCCGCCCGAGGGCCAACCAGCTCCGCCCAGGTCTTGGGGGACAGCCTGGAGTCCGTCCGCATTCTCCCTGTTCCACTCCTGTCCCAGACTCCAGGCTGCCCGCCCCCCATCCCGTGTTTTGCCTTGTACGGTATATTGTACGGTGTATCAGGCAGGCCCATGCAGATGTTGATCCAGAGTTGGCAGAGTTGCTGATGGAGGATGCTGATGCTGTAATTAACATTGGTGTCTCTTGATGGCACCTGGCAAAAAAATAGGCTTCACTTCCCATTATGGCATTGGTGTTTGCACAGACATTCTTACAGGACTGGTCATTGACTTTGAGGTCTTATCCTCTTACTGTCATGCTTGTGTCCTAAAGCAAGGTGCCATGAATGAGGGGAAGATTACTGTGGAGTAATTTGACAGCTGAAGGGAGATGCACACTGACTGTGCCAAAAATTTCGTCGCCACGAGCTGCGGTACACTGAGATGCTCTCAGATGGGGTTAGCCCTGCTTTTAAGGAAGTACTGTAACTGAACCCATACCCTGGGCATGAGATTGTAAAGCTGGAGTGTATAAACCATGCTCACAAGCGAATGGGCACAGCGCTCAGAAAATTTAGTGCCGAGCGCAAATTGGGAGGCAAGGGTTTGGGGAAACTGAccacaaagaaatgcaaaacactgcaaaattattACAGGGGGGCAATTTTGAATAACCAGGGGTCACTGGATACAATGAAAGCAGAGATATGGGCAGGCCTTCTCCACTGCACTAGGTGCAATCCATCTTGGTGTTGGTATCGGAGGGCAGAAGACAAAGGTGAGACCCCTGAAAGCCACACACGACATGCTGCTAATCACACGAGGTGGGCCAGAAACTTCTCCCCATCTATCACCGCATGTATCAAAGAATGCAGCATGAGTACCTCAATTCTGTCATATGGGCCCGCTGCACAGCAAATTTGTCGGTGTTAAATTAACACCCACAGTGTTAATTTTAACACCAGCAAAGTGTCTATATGCATCCACACTCTATCgtgttaaattaacatttttgaaAGTGTTAGAAAGGTAACACCCAATTTTAGTTAATTTAACGCTCTATATTGTCAAAACTTAACACTACACCAACACTATACAACACTTTATGGTGTTGTATTCACACTACACTGGTGTtagtgttaaaataaaatgttaaaaaggaACACTGCTTTCGTCAACACCAACACCAGTGTAGTGTTAAGACAACAAAACTCAGTGTTGAAAATGAGTAATAGTTAACACTACTAGGTGTTAATACCAATAACGCTATCTGGTGTCAAATTTCCCCATACCCcactaaatgaaataaaaagacaaatggcAGAAATCTTAGAAAATGACCTTTGTATTGAATCCATTTTGACAATTCAATGCACATTTCAGACAAAACTGCAGTAGGGCACAATATACATTCTTTCATCATTTTCAGGTGAAAATTGCCTGTCATAAGGTCTGTAATATATCAGATCAGCCACACAAATTACACTGAACACATCATCCACCTCTTCAATGATGAATGCATTCAGGTGATCATCGAAATGCATGGTGATAACTTTAGTGGCCAAAAGAAACACTTCATCATCTTTGATAATGATATTGATAATCTTATCAAAAGTAGGCATTTCATTTTCAACACTTGTACAGACAAACATTCCAATCTGGTACTCCGTTCCATggattttcacccaggaagTAGTGGAGACACtagacacattcaaagtttgaCAAGACCTCAAGACAACACTGCCCTCCAGATCGCTAGTTGAGACATGTTTAACAGGACCAAACTGTaatcttttgaaataaaaattcTCCCAATGAAAAGCCAACTGATGCTGATGTTTCTTGACTAATGTTTTGGTTAGTTTCTAAAATTCTTCACCGACTTCTTGAAGAAGTTGTGCTTGCCTTCGAACCGCATACACCACATGTGTATAAGTGGACCTATTTTCCTAATACATCTGGGGTAGTGTATCATCAGATGATGCTTTGGGATGAGCCTCTTATCTGTAAACACCAACTTAAAAAGTTTGTGATGGTCAGAAATGAGGTGCTTCAAATAATAAGTCATACCATCTGTTATTTTTGGTGAGAATACAATGTTGACGATCTGAATCAAAAGCATTATCACATTCCAATAACTGTTATTCTGGTCAACTAGGTCTCCAAAAATCAAGGGAGTATTTCGCAGGAGGCACCAAGACTGGATGGCATTGAGCCCGAGGTCATTGCTATCATCATTAACTTTGACTCCACTGGGtctgttctttctctcactGTATCCATAGTTAAAGCTCTGAATCCTTTGAGAGAGGGCATTTAAAGAAATGAAGTCCTTCACCAAATACTGAAAAAGAAGCTTTAACTCATACTGTACTACACCTTCTAGTAGGTCGTGCATAATATCCACTGCATAATTGTCTGAGGAATGAAAGAATTGCAGTGCATTTAGGGGACAGGCTCTCTTAACACCAAATGAGTGAACTAGAGTGGGATTTTGTACCATGGCATTGCAGTGTTCTGAATAGAGCTCCTTTGTGCGAAGAATTAAGTCTGGGTCATCCTCATTAAAGACCGACTGCAAACAGGTTTTGACAGTTAAACAAAATCGACAGTACGTTGCACTGAACGATTCAACCATACCAAAAAGTCCATGCATAGCTAAATTCTCCCCAGTAACCTGAATAACAGACCCCTTTAATGGTGTATCTGAAAAGGGCACCTGGATTCCCTGTGTCTCCAAAACTTTTAAGTCATGAACAAGAGGCTGTAGGATTGGATCAAAACCATACTTCTTCAAGTCCTCTGAATGAAAAAGCGCCACAAGATGAATGTTCATCAAAACTGAATTCAGCTTCATTGGCAAATTtcttaaaataaagtaaacacAGCCAACTTTGTGAATTCCCTTTTTAGATCCTAGCGGATTGGCCGTTTCAAAATCATCATAATAAAGCTGAATTTGAAGAGCATGTTCTTGCTGTGAAAATAATGGATGATTTCTGAAATATGAACCATCATTAATGTCTTTGAAAATGCCATCTTCATGATGCTTTACTTGCTGGAAACAGTTGCTGAGTTCCCGGTTGGTAAACATTGACTCAAGAGTTCCCAAAATAGGCACATAAACAAATTTGTCATTAACAGGAATTTGACTGTATACACCAGTAGTTCTATCCTTGCGTAGATCATAACGCACACCAAGAACATGCTCTACTGGTTCAACGATTTTCcattttttcttaaaatgtctTTGCCTCTTAGTTTCAGTATTGAGGAATGAAAATGGATTTTCAAGTTGCTCAAAACACTCTTTAACTTTATGTAGAGTTTGTTCAGTTACCTCAGATGAAAGACATTTAAGAACAGTGTCCTGTGCTTGGACATGGATGTCATTTACAAATTCCTCCATTGAACCAACTAAAGACTGCACAGTACTTTCAGAGACTCCAGATGCTTGTACTTGAGCGACAATAGAGCTACACATATCCAGTAACTGTCTCTTTTCAAGAGGAGCTGGGTAACTGACGAGAGAAACTGCACTTGGCAGTGgatcagaaacacaaacactacTGTCAACATTGTCCAAAGGATGAACAGAACTTGAAGCTACACAGTCTCCATGTACTCTCAATAAATGTTTCTTGAATCCACAATATGTGTAAAAAACAGAAGAACACCCATTCTCGCCACATTTCAAACGCAATGTGCGTCCTGGGTACAAAGCATGACTGAActtcaaatgttgaaaaaaagcagaacaaCTTTTGTGCTGTACCATGCAAATGTAACAGGTGAACATCTTCAAACCTCAAGATGATCTACTTTTGCCCGGATTTCCTTGACCCGTGGACTCTCTTTTGTAGTGCCGACGTCAATCCCATACACTGTAGTCTGAATGAAGGTGTAGAAGTTGCACAAGGCCTCATCGTAGGATACAGCAAAGACGAAGTGGGCCTTAAACAGTTCGTCGAAGGCAGCCACAGCTGTCTGCGCCAAAGAGGGAATGGCCTTCTGATCGAGGATGACGTAAAACTTCTGGATACTACTCTTCTTTTGTCCAACACAGAGGAGGAAGGGCTGTGCTGATCCAACTCTTTCAAAGAATGTCACCATGCTTGTCCCCACCTAAAAGTGTTGGAGGAGAAATTAGGAacagtattttgtttgtttacacacCAAATCGGCAGAAAAATCATTTAGCTGGATGGGCAGGTAACACCTCTAAATGACATGGCACATAAAAAGCAGAGCTTTCTGGGATCTATTGAATGTCCATTCAACCAAGGgaaacatacataaaaaaaattatattatctTGGCCTCCTGGATTACAGTGCCACCACAGCAGTGAATAAAATATCACCAAATCATTTTATGTAAATAATATACTTCAACCATTTGGTCACCAGACTGCAACCCTAAAATATATGCAATGAAAATTGAATGATGGATTAAACAAGATGAAATATCCCATGTGCCTCTATCTTTCACTAAGAGGAGTTTTCTTTTGAAGGAACAtgccaatattttaaatgttatccCCCAGAGTTGGATAAGGTGATCCTTACCCTTCTCGTCACTGTGCGTGCAGTAACTCAGTCTGATGCACCCACCATTAGCCTAAATTAGCATTAACTCATTGACCAACTAGCCTATCtcccaaaagtgacaaaagaacGCCAACATTGTCCTATTTGCATAATGTGACTACTATAATTACAGTGTGTACAAATTTAAATCTGAAAAGAGACTAAGCGTGTACATGCTTGGAACTACATTCTCAttcaggcaaagcactgctacttgggatTTGCAGAAGTAACACCGGATTAATATTACTTTGCCTGAATGAGAACATAGTTccaagtatgtacagtatatgcttaGAAAACGCTTAGTCTCTTCTTACATTGGTATTTATGTTGTAACTCTACAAGCcacaacatgtaaatgggaAATGTTGGAGTTCTTTTGTTACTTTTGAGAGCTATAAGGCTTGTTGCTTCTGCCCACCTCAATAAGCCATACTAAACTAGGCTAATAGTGGGTGTGTCAGACTGAGTTACCGCCAGACAGAGACAAGAGGGATATGTATcatcttatctaactctgggggagaTGATGAATAAGCTAATTTCTCTAAATGTTGCCGTGTCCCTTTAACTGCTGTGACGGGGAGatacacacagctgacaaaGAAAGTGACAAATCATGGGTCAATTAAGTGTTCAAAGAGGTGAGGCAACATTCAGTCACCATCTATGTCCTGAACGTACCTTCATGAACTTGACCACATGGTCAGTAGCTTCAGTGGCACTGATTTTCCCATGTCTTTGTCCTTTTGCGGTTGGAGGCAAGAGATGAACGAGCAGGAGGAT
Encoded here:
- the LOC114570227 gene encoding uncharacterized protein LOC114570227; this encodes MSVMKHSVDQPVIKEKMKATFEHCQSMLHDPDQSSGILDDFPQFLDTPGLINQDFTMLFGEDVSGKFIAKWPTFYKPRIITVCKGLRPGTHVDDLLSAQEESNDYGWDSDLAAILLLVHLLPPTAKGQRHGKISATEATDHVVKFMKVGTSMVTFFERVGSAQPFLLCVGQKKSSIQKFYVILDQKAIPSLAQTAVAAFDELFKAHFVFAVSYDEALCNFYTFIQTTVYGIDVGTTKESPRVKEIRAKVDHLEV